From Nomascus leucogenys isolate Asia chromosome 23, Asia_NLE_v1, whole genome shotgun sequence:
AGCTGAAATCAGAGCTACCTCGGAGGTGTCCCCTAACTCCAAGCCCTCTCCCAACACAAAGAACCACCCCGTCCGATTTGGGTCTGATGATGAGGGCAGATACCTAACTCAGGAAACCAACAAGGTGGAGACATACAAAGAGCAGCCGCTCAAGACACccgggaagaaaaagaaaggcaagccCGGGAAACGCAAggagcaggaaaagaaaaaacggCGAACTCGCTCTGCCTGGTTAGACTCTGGAGTGACTGGGAGTGGGCTAGAAGGGGACCACCTGTCTGACACCTCCACAACGTCGCTGGAGCTCGATTCACGGTAACAGGCTTCTCTGGCCCGTAGCCTCAGCGGGGTGCTCTCAGCTGGGTTTTGGAGCCTCCCTTCTGCCTTGGCTTGGACAAACCTAGAATTTTCTCCCTTTATGTATCTCTATCAATTGTGTAGCAGTTGACAGAGAATAAGTCAGAATATTGTCTGCCTTAAAGCAGTACCCCCCTACCACACACACCCCTATCCTCCAGCACCATAGAGAGGCTTTAGAGCCCATTCCTCTTTCTCCACTGTCACCCAACATCAATCCTTTACCACTCTACCAAATAATTTCATATTCAAGCTTCAGAAGCTAGTGACCATCTTCATAATTTGCTGGGGAAGTATGTTTCTTCCCCTTACTCTCACATCTGGGCAAactttcttcagtgtttttcatttcttacGTTCTTTCACTTCAAGGGAGAATATAGAAGCATTTGATATTATCTACAAACACTGCAGAAGAGCATCATGTCATAAACGATTCTGAGCCATTcacactttttatttaattaaatgtatttaattaaatctcaaatttattttaatgtaaagaacttaaattatgttttaaacacatgctttaaatttgtttaattaaatttaactCTGGTTTCTACCAGCTCATACAAAATAAATGGTTTCTGAAAATgtttaagtattaacttacaagGATCTAGGTTTTTCTCATGTATCTCTTTGTTCACTGGCAagataaaatagtttttctaggGTAATGccataggaaaaataaaacttcacatTTATGTGGCTTGTTTATCCTTAGCTCACAGATTTAGGTAACAATGACACTCCTAGACTTTGGGATCAAATAACTTAGGGCCAAGTCTTGGGTCTGAATTTATTTAAGTTCACAACCTAGGGCAAGTTACTCTGCCTTTCTAAGACTCACTTACATCTTCtatgaaatgaagataataattgtACCAACCTCATAGAGTTTGGTGTCAACTAAATGAGATTATATGTGGACTAAGTATCTGTcatatagtaaacactcaataaattgcAACATATTATTTTGGTGTTTTTGGAACTAGTTCTGATTGTACCATCTACATATCTATAATCTATAATCTATTTATATCCATCTATCTAGGGGGGTATGTTTCTATGAGGCAAAAAGTGGGGCAAAtattaatcccattttataaaatagaaagccAAGGCATTCCACGGCTAAAAGACCTGAGTAGTCCTTGGAATTGAAATAGGTGGCCCCAGAGCTGGATTTATCTCCCTGTTTTCTGACACGTAGACCAGTGCTATGTTTGCCCTGCTTCTTTATCCATGCATTTccattgaaatgattttttttcttttcacttttcagtACAGCACTTCTGTGggggttgaaaaaaaaaaaaaggcaaacaacagAAGAACACATCATATGCAACTAGTGATCTCATTATTTAAAGAGTCCCCTGTTACTTCTTTAGTCATTTCCTTTGACTCTGCTACAGATAGGATTATAGGATAATGTTTCAAAGGGGACCTTGAACCTATTCAccattatttctctctttaagCTGGCAAACCCGTCATTAAATAGCACATAAAATAGCAGTCATATGGGATAAGTAGTACAGCTTCAGTAATCAATGGGCAGTGGCACTAGAACAATCTTTAGCACAGTGAATGACCTATCCTGCAAACAACTAATGGATCTCTAAAGGGTGACAAAACCCTATAAATTCTGGCTTACTGCACATATTTAGTGTATTTTAAGATAGGATcctaactgtatatatttataactaaTGTAAGGACCCTACTTTATTGCCAAAACCTATTTTTATCCATTGCCTCATATATATAAACACgtcatatatataaacatatatatataaacatatatgtatatagtaaacattcaataagtTGCAACatattattttgatgtttttagACCTAGTTCTGATTGTACCATCtacctatcaatcatctatctatttatatctgtctatctatctaggGGGATATGTTTCTATGAggcaaaaagtatatatatatatactcatatatatatatgagttataGAAACAGAGGTATAAGTAACTTttaatggattttatttatttcaaatttgcaATGTTCTTTAAGTATCTGGAGAATTGATGAAAATTAACACTCGTCAATTCTTATGCCTGGAACTACCCCTAAGTTAAAGTAGGTCTAGTGAAAATTAGGCAGTGGCCTAATCAAATCCAGACCTAGGGCTGAAAGAAATAGGAggtttctgcttttcctttctcttccctattTGTGAGGGACATTC
This genomic window contains:
- the PTHLH gene encoding parathyroid hormone-related protein isoform X1 yields the protein MQRRLVQQWSVAVFLLSYAVPSCGRSVEGLSRRLKRAVSEHQLLHDKGKSIQDLRRRFFLHHLIAEIHTAEIRATSEVSPNSKPSPNTKNHPVRFGSDDEGRYLTQETNKVETYKEQPLKTPGKKKKGKPGKRKEQEKKKRRTRSAWLDSGVTGSGLEGDHLSDTSTTSLELDSRRH
- the PTHLH gene encoding parathyroid hormone-related protein isoform X2: MQRRLVQQWSVAVFLLSYAVPSCGRSVEGLSRRLKRAVSEHQLLHDKGKSIQDLRRRFFLHHLIAEIHTAEIRATSEVSPNSKPSPNTKNHPVRFGSDDEGRYLTQETNKVETYKEQPLKTPGKKKKGKPGKRKEQEKKKRRTRSAWLDSGVTGSGLEGDHLSDTSTTSLELDSR